CACCGTTTTAATGGGGGCTAGCTGAGACTTCCCTTGAGAAGTCCGTTCCCAGCCAGTCTAGGATAGCTTGGTTGACCTGGTCAGGGTACTCGTCGTAGAGGAAGTGTCCGGCGTTGGGCAGTTCTACTAAGGTAACGTGGTCATTCAGGCAGGTCACCTGGCGCCCCCACTGGGGTGGAATCACCTGATCGGCTTGTCCCCACAGCAGTAGGGTGGGATGGTATAGTTGCTGGACCAAAGGCCGGGTAGCGGGGCTGAAATGGGTATTAGTGCGCGATCGCACCAGGTAGCAGAGGGTGCGGGCGGCGCCGCGCTCTCGAGGCGGACGGGCAAAACTGTCGACCAGGGCGGCGTCCACGCGCTCGGGACGGCTGTAGAGATTGCGTAGCACTGCTCGCAGCAACCAGGGCTGGCGCACGACACCAAATAGGGGCCGAATCAATAGTGGCGTGGAAAAGGTGCGCTCTAGGGGCCGGGCGATGGCTTCTAGCCAGCCAGGCAAGAGTTCTTGGCGGGCCGCGGGTAGGGTTAACAGGACGATGCGATCGCACATCTCCGGATAGGTAATGGCTGCCGTCAGCGCCACCAAAGCTCCCAAGGAATGGCCCATCAACACCACCGGTTCCCCTAACCAATGACACCAGAAGTCATGGACCTGCTCTACCCACAGGTCAGTGCCGAAGGTGGTAGCGGCCTTAGCAGAGCCGCCAAACCCTAGCAAATCCAAGGCATAGACGGGATGCTGCTGAGCCAAGGGGGCCAGGGTCCGGCGCCACTGCCCTAAGCTAGCCCCAAATCCATGCAACAGCAGTATTGGCGGTCGATCCGTAGCCCTAGCGGCAACCAAAAAACTGTAGCGAATTCGCCAACCCCGCCAGTACCAGCTACGCTGGTGGCCTAAGGAAGGCTCCTGCTCATCCGGTATTACACCCTGGTCATGGCTCATGCTTTGCCATCACTCCCTAGGCACTGGCACTCAAGGCCGGAGACTGCAGTGGCAGGTCATGCTGACCGGCCCAGGTGCTGAGGTCAGCCAAGCTGCGATCGCGATAACGGCCATAACGCTCCCGCTTATTCTTAATCTTTTGCGGCAGGGCCGGCAGAATCCCGAAGTTAGGCGGCATCGGCTGAAAATACTTGGGCTCTGCCGAGCTAATGAACTCAAACAGCGCCCCCATCATCATCGTCCCAGGCAGCGTCAAGGGCTCCTGCCCCAGGACCAACCGCGCTGCATTGGTGCCAGCTAACCAGCCACCGGCCGCTGCCGCCGTATAGCCTTCTGTGCCCACCAGCTGCCCCGCTGCCAGCAAACTGGGCCTACGGTCGAACTGCAGGGTTGCCTGCAGCAGTTGGGGCGAATTGATAAAGGTATTGCGATGCATCACTCCCATGCGGACGAATTCCGCCTGTTGCAGACCAGGAATCAAGCGAAACACCCGCTTTTGCTCACCCCAGCGCAAGTTGGTTTGGAAGCCCACCATATTCCAGAGTTGGCCGGCCTTATCTTCCTGGCGCAGTTGCACCACGGCGTAGGGCTTCTTAGAGCGATTAGCCGGATCGCGAAAATCCCCCAGGCGGGCATCAAATAGCCCCACTGGCTTCAAGGGGCCGTAGCGCATGGTGTCTTCGCCGCGGCGAGCCATCTCTTCGATAGGCAAACAGCCCTCGAAAAACTTGGCCGTCTCCTGCTCAAACTCCTTCAGGTCTGCCTGTTCTGCCTGAACCAAGGCCTGCCAAAACTGCAGGTATTCCTGCCGATTCATGGGGCAGTTGAGATAGGCCGCCTCGCCGCGGTCATAGCGAGAGGCCATAAAAGCAATATCGCGGTCAATGCTTTCCCCGACAACGATGGGGCTGGCGGCATCGAAGAAGCTCATATAGGCTTGGCCGGTAAAGTGTTGCAGATCTGCTGACAGGGCCTCGCTGGTGAGGGGTCCCGTAGTCAGCACCGCAATCCCGGTCGCTGGCATTTGAGTGACCTCATCCCGCCGCAACTCGATCAGGGGATGGCTGGCCAGGGTTTCCGTTAGAGTCTGACTAAAAATGCTTCGATCCACCGCCAAGGCCCCCCCGGCCGGCACCTGATGCCGATCCGCCTGGGCGATGACGACCGATCCCAGCTGGCGCAACTCCTGATGCAGCAGCCCCGAAGCCCGATCCGTCGCCTGGGCTCCGAAAGAGTTGCTACACACCAGTTCGGCCAGATGCTCGGTATGGTGGGCCGGAGACTGTTTCTGCGGCCGCATCTCGTGGAGGATGACCGGCACGCCCCAACGGGCGATCTGCCAGGCGGCCTCAGTCCCCGCCAGCCCACCGCCAATCACATGAATCGGTTGCCTATCTGCAGCCATGGAGCTCTGCCATTGCGTCAGCTCTTCTAGAATAACGAGCCCTGGCACCGCTGCCTACAACTCGGGAATCTCCAAGGACACCTCAGCTACTGACCGTGTAGAGGCCGCGCTCAGCAAACTGGGCCACGGTGGATTGGATTAACTCTGCCGAGGGAGGTTGAGTCTCTTTCAGCGCGTACTCATAGCCCAACTGCTCCCACTTGTAGGCCCCCATCTGGTGAAAGGGCAACACCTCCACCCGTTCCACATTAGTCAGCGTCGCCACAAAATCGGCTAATCCCTCGATATTGTCCCGCGGATCCGTGAGTCCTGGAACCAAGACAAATCGGATCCACACGGGTTTGCCGATGGCAGCTAGATGGCGGGCAAAGGCCAGAGTCGGCTCCAAACTGACGTGGGTCACCCGTTGATACAGGGCCGGATCATAGGACTTGATATCCAGCAGTACCAAATCCGTATGGGCCAGCACCGGCGCCGCCGCCGGAATCTGCACATAGCCGGAGGTATCCAGGGCCGTGTGTAATCCCAGAGCTTGGCTTTGCCGCAGAATCTCAGCGACAAATTCTGGCTGCATCAAGGGCTCGCCACCGGTCACGGTGACACCGCCATGGCGCAGGTAACTGCGGTACTTTTTCACCTCTTGCATCAGCTCATCGACAGTCACGACCTGACCATCCTCAGGATGGCGGCAGTCTGGATTGTGACAATAGAGACACCGCAGCGGACAGCCCTGGGTGAAAATCACAAATCGCAGCCCCGGCCCATCGACGGTGCCACAGGTCTCAATGGAATGAATGCGTCCAGAGATCATAAAACCATGTCCGAAAACCGTATCCGAAACAGGGAGCCTCAGTTGCACAACAGCACCAAGGCACCGCTAACGGCCGAGCGTTCAAGCAGCGTCTGGGCCTGGGCAGCCTCCGCCAGACTTAGGCGTTGAGCAATCACCGGATGAATCTGTCCCTTAGCCAGCAGCTCCAAGAGAGTAGTTAGATCCTGACGGAACCAGTCTGGATGCCGCTGTTTCATGGCGGTGATGCTGTAGAAAGCAACTCGCTTAGACTGCAGCCATCTCAGTTGTAACAACCCCAGACAGAGAAAGTTTTGCAACAGTCGCAGTTGCCTGCCGCGGTTAGCCTGGGCGGCTGCCATAAACCCGAAGTTAATTAGGGTGCCGTGGGGTTTCAGCACTCGATAGGATCGAAACAGATGGGGGCCACCGACTAAGTCAAAGACGGCATCGACTCCCGCTGCCGTGAGGTCAGCTATCCGCTGCACGAAATCCTCATGACGATAGTCAATCGGGATAGCTCCCCATTGCCGAATGTGGTCATGTTTAGCCGCCGCCGCCGTGCCGTAGACCTCTAACTCTGTCAGTCGAGCCAGCTGCAGCAGGGCCGTGCCGACTCCACCGGCAGCGCCATGAATCAGAATACTCTGGCCCGGTTTCACCTGGGCCACCCGATGCAGCATCTGGTAGGCCGTGACATAGTGCAGCACTAAGGCAACGGCCGCCGCCGCCTCGACCGTGTCCGGCACCGGCACAACGTCAGAGGCCGACAGACACAGATAT
This portion of the Halomicronema hongdechloris C2206 genome encodes:
- a CDS encoding medium chain dehydrogenase/reductase family protein yields the protein MAADVYRGEHNLTVSRVTQPPFRPRSAGTTTRIGEMPLSLPGRRQLRVVMTYQHVIMTHHGDASVLEIAAAELPAPMPHEVRVRVLAAGVAYTDILIREGLYPGMPKPPFTLGYDVVGIVDAVGAQVSTVPVGQLVAALTVTGGYSEYLCLSASDVVPVPDTVEAAAAVALVLHYVTAYQMLHRVAQVKPGQSILIHGAAGGVGTALLQLARLTELEVYGTAAAAKHDHIRQWGAIPIDYRHEDFVQRIADLTAAGVDAVFDLVGGPHLFRSYRVLKPHGTLINFGFMAAAQANRGRQLRLLQNFLCLGLLQLRWLQSKRVAFYSITAMKQRHPDWFRQDLTTLLELLAKGQIHPVIAQRLSLAEAAQAQTLLERSAVSGALVLLCN
- a CDS encoding alpha/beta fold hydrolase; the encoded protein is MSHDQGVIPDEQEPSLGHQRSWYWRGWRIRYSFLVAARATDRPPILLLHGFGASLGQWRRTLAPLAQQHPVYALDLLGFGGSAKAATTFGTDLWVEQVHDFWCHWLGEPVVLMGHSLGALVALTAAITYPEMCDRIVLLTLPAARQELLPGWLEAIARPLERTFSTPLLIRPLFGVVRQPWLLRAVLRNLYSRPERVDAALVDSFARPPRERGAARTLCYLVRSRTNTHFSPATRPLVQQLYHPTLLLWGQADQVIPPQWGRQVTCLNDHVTLVELPNAGHFLYDEYPDQVNQAILDWLGTDFSREVSASPH
- the trmFO gene encoding FADH(2)-oxidizing methylenetetrahydrofolate--tRNA-(uracil(54)-C(5))-methyltransferase TrmFO; this encodes MAADRQPIHVIGGGLAGTEAAWQIARWGVPVILHEMRPQKQSPAHHTEHLAELVCSNSFGAQATDRASGLLHQELRQLGSVVIAQADRHQVPAGGALAVDRSIFSQTLTETLASHPLIELRRDEVTQMPATGIAVLTTGPLTSEALSADLQHFTGQAYMSFFDAASPIVVGESIDRDIAFMASRYDRGEAAYLNCPMNRQEYLQFWQALVQAEQADLKEFEQETAKFFEGCLPIEEMARRGEDTMRYGPLKPVGLFDARLGDFRDPANRSKKPYAVVQLRQEDKAGQLWNMVGFQTNLRWGEQKRVFRLIPGLQQAEFVRMGVMHRNTFINSPQLLQATLQFDRRPSLLAAGQLVGTEGYTAAAAGGWLAGTNAARLVLGQEPLTLPGTMMMGALFEFISSAEPKYFQPMPPNFGILPALPQKIKNKRERYGRYRDRSLADLSTWAGQHDLPLQSPALSASA
- the pflA gene encoding pyruvate formate-lyase-activating protein, whose amino-acid sequence is MISGRIHSIETCGTVDGPGLRFVIFTQGCPLRCLYCHNPDCRHPEDGQVVTVDELMQEVKKYRSYLRHGGVTVTGGEPLMQPEFVAEILRQSQALGLHTALDTSGYVQIPAAAPVLAHTDLVLLDIKSYDPALYQRVTHVSLEPTLAFARHLAAIGKPVWIRFVLVPGLTDPRDNIEGLADFVATLTNVERVEVLPFHQMGAYKWEQLGYEYALKETQPPSAELIQSTVAQFAERGLYTVSS